The stretch of DNA gttctgtttaagtatttgtatgtgtgtgtatgtgtgactgggtgtgtatgtgtctgtttaTTCGCAGGCGATGTCTTTTGAGGCCCACAGTCTGACCGTCCCCAGCGTTATGTGGCTAGGCCTCCTCCCCTCTGACCTACAGAGGTTTGGACTGAGCATTTGCTACTTCCtacttcctcctcctgcctctAATTGGGATTATATTCTGGGGAAGTTTagattgtttgttttggtttctgttgctgttgcCATCACTTTTTCCCCCTTCATGGAGCTCCATAGGAAAACATATTAAGTTTGAAGTGCACAACCCCTTGAACAAATTCAGGCCAAAAGAGAATTTCTGCCATACATTAAATGGGAGTCTgtgcagtttttcctttttttacccGACTGAAGCTACACATAACCTCCTCCTGAGAGTCTGTTAAGGGAAAGAAACATTCTGCAAGGATAGCGTCCATCAACTGAAATCTCTTATATTTgctatattttttaatgatttttcaatCCAGATTTTATTCTTTAGGTTAAGGGTTCCCGAGGACGCTCTGATCCCACTCACCAAGAGAGACGAAAGCAAACTCAGCAGCCTCCTTGAAAGGCCGTACTTAACCAGCCAGCCGGACTGGCagaaagaggtgagtgaaaggAATGGAAAGAGGAAGCCGAAGAGGAAAGTGCTGTCCTGTAATGTGTGTAGGAGGATGGACGATACCGTTTACAGATATTTGGGTAGACTAAGTGAGTTAGTCTTGGAGCATTCTCCTATTCCAGGGATTAAGAAATTAGATTTGTGTGCGGTCcagtacatttttattctttttaaagcaCTTGTAATTTCTgggttgtttgttttcttgcctGTCAAAAAAAGCCAAATACATGAAACCTTCAAAAAATGATGCTACTAAACAAAGAATTGATGACAGTGAAACAAGAATATCACAAAGGCCAAATTTTTACTGGAGCAATCTGGAGCTATGAGGTGGCCAACTTGTGGGAAAAGCAAGTTGAAGCAGTCCAAAGTCTGAAAACATTCCACTCCCAATTAGAATAACTGTGCAGTTAGTTGCCATCTCTGGGTTTAGTTTGCTTATTGTTTATTTGAATGGGCACAAGAATGTAACAAGAACCATGCCACACACCACAGCATTTATAGCCTAAGCTAATTTGCCATCCTCGTCCCTAAAATGGTctttaaaatgtggaaaactgAGCAACACATATGTGAGAGttaacaggaaataaactatacaGTATACATAAATTTAAGAAACACAAAACTCTAGACAGAGTAGTCCAAGTCATAAACGTTGGTACAATAAAGCACAATAAGAAATGAAGCAGAAGATTCTTCACGACTGCAGGACTGATTCTTTTATATAAAACTGCTTCAGCATTAAATGATCCCATTCAGGATCCTGTTTGAGTTTTGCAGCTAAGGAATTCCACATGTCAATTGGCTGACTGGAAAAAGCTGTTTGTCCAAATGAGGATTTACGTAATGGCACCTTACAGTTCCCACAAGATGCTCCACGTGTTGCTGAGCCCAAATGTTTAAGGGAAACCGCAGGGTCACTGAGCACGTGGGGAGCCTGATTATGCAAGTATAGCTGAGTTTATCTCATCTGACAACAAAACGAggacaaaaaaattacagaaacataacagAAGCAGTTAAGCACAGTATGAGTTGTTGTGTGTCTTGGGAGATTGTAGAGTTGCACCCTAGGTGGTGGTTTGCCAAGTTTAACTTTGACAGGGCAAACTGGAGCTTGGCAAGAGAGAGAGCGGATCTGGCTTTGGTCAAACAAAATTCTGCCACTTTGaccacaaaactcaaaacatttCCTCTTGTCTCCCTCAATACATTCATCTGTCCCCGTAAGATGTTTTTTGTCAGGTCTGTTGTagtagtaaaattaaaaaaaaaacaaaaaaaaaacacttgaatgtgatttttaacttttacaGTATGATTTTGAATAACAAATATGGCACTTTAATGAAAAGGACAAGTTGTGAATTTTGTCCGTAGTCACACAGCTGACCTGTCACACTGAACACTTTGATTTTGTGACACACAGTAGAGGAAATGTCTGTGAGAGCTTCTTAGTGGCTTCCTAGTTGTAAATAACAGATATTTTCTGTTGCTGAGTGGCTGTTAGGCTTCTAATGATTTGTCCATGTTTGCACAGCTTCTTCTCTGATGCCaaaattgtgtgtttgctgtttttgtagaTGAAACTGATGCAGCAGTCTAAGGTCAAAGCTGAAATACAGTCTCTGACAGCCATAGCTCCCGACTTCCTCACAAACATCTACCTGCCCAATAAGCTCCGCTATGGAGGCTGGGTGTGAGCTCGATGCTGCCACTTAGTGGAAGAACAAGTGAACTGCTCAAGTTGCTTTGATAGTTGAAGCGAGGTCTTCAGTGAAAATTATACCTGACTTTATTATTTGGATGTTATTAGACAAATGAAagtattaatttaagtttgttAGTTTGTGATGTGTGCATATTTATTCACCTTTATGTATACTGAAAACGGTTGTTTCAGAAGTGCCATTAAAACCCCCATGATCCCACTGATGAGTGCACTTTCTGTCCTCATTGGCATTGCCGATATTCCCAAGATGTTTGTCTGTAGTTACAAAGTGAAACCACACTGTTCTAcaaaagatttctttttttgttttcagcaggGTTTTGCAGGCTTCACAGCCACTGACGTCTTTGCGTTCTGATGCACAAACCACAAGTGTGTTCAAAACAATTTGGTGGTTTGTAATTGTAGTACAATATCTGAAGACGTTCATTCACAAAGGCACAGCAAATCAAGTCAACCCATGCTGCTGCCCTATAATCTGCTTTCCAGCTGTTGTAGATGGTGTgcattaaaactgaaaactggTGATGTCATGAGCTTTACCAATAAAAGAAGACGTAAATAAAGTTACAGCTCTTTGCTTGACATTGGGCAATCATTATCACAGACATTAATGGGAAAAAGAAGCGCACAGGTGCATTTTTTGCAAAGTATGTATTATAAAGATATTGGGTGGAGCTTTTAACTATTTAGTTCTCATCTTGCTGACGGGGCAGTAACATCTGCTTATACAGTTGTGTCGTTGTCTAAAACACAGacctatttatttttgtaattttgcctctgtaccaCAGTGAATTTTAACTCAAACCATCAAGATGTGATTAAAGTGCAGACCTTcagcttcagttcagtttaatttaacaaaagtattgttttaactgttcaggaattacagccatttttttaaatacatagtttcctgttttcagagtaattggacaattgactaACATgtagtttcatggccaggtgaggcctgttccctcattaCTCCATGGCAAATTAAGGAGATAAAACATCTGGACttgattcaaagtgttgaacTTCCATTTGGTAGCTGTTCTCTAGAACTTAGTAAGCTATGAGATCCAAAGAGATGTGgatgcaagtgaaggaggcaATCATTAAGCTGAAAAAACAATAAACCTATAGCTAAGTAACATAAAATATGTGGGAATGGCCAATAATctggcacatttaaaaaaaaaaaaaaaattaatggacTCGctagctcagcaacaccaaaaccCCTGAAATGCCTCTGAAGACAGCTAAGGTGGTTGATACAGAATCCTTTCTTGGTTAAGAAAACAGCTTCATAACATCCagccaagtcaagaacactcacGAGGACGTAGGCGTGTCATTGTCAAGGTCTACAATCATCAACGTAAaaacagagggtttacaacaaggtgcaaactactggttacactcaagaaggCCAGATTAGGCTTTTCCAGAGAAGGACCCTGCACAGGGCTatactctgctcagattcagtcagagcttcacagtgcaaacagATAATGACTCAAAGCATTCTGCAAAAGCCACCCAAGAGTTGGCAAAGAAGTGGGATCATCTTAAATGCCCAAATCAATTAAAATgtgggactgtgtataaaaatggattgaaataaagctgaaagtctagTTTGATTTGAAAGTGGCACAGAGTCAAAATTATGAAAACAATACACTGAAAAATGTTTCATCACAAGTAAAGGTATTGCATTCAAACTTTGACATGTAACAGAATAAGAGACTGCAGGCTAATGCAGAGTGTCACTAGTCAACATCACATAAACACTGCTTTGATATCAGGGTTTCTAGAGATCTAACAGATTTTATAAGCTTTGTGTACATTTAGATAGCTTGATCCTGATAAATTGATAATGCTTTTTGGGGGTGTGAcatccccccaccaccacaaaAAAAGTGACACAAATTCAGGGAGTAAAAagtttccattcatccatccctGAAATCtagtaaaaaaaatagaagcaaTCTGCGTTTGGTTCAACAGATGTAAGCGGAGGCCTAGGGCAATAGCTCCACCTGCTGGTAGTACAAAGTCCTGAACATGAGCGATCACAAGCTTATGACTTGGGTCTTTGTCACCGCCAGCGGTGTTTTTGACCCGCTCAAGCCGAATGAGCATAGGTGGTACCTTGTTACAGGAAGTAACATTTCAGGTGAGGACTCATCTtacaatatttaaatttttctgtttattttccgtTTTTTTCAtgtatcatttttaaaatgtttcactttCAGTGTAGTTCTTCATTTCCATAAATCTAAGCAGAGTTATGCAATGAAAGACATTTTGCAATGcggtaaaataaaatacaagtaAAGTTTTAGATTTGGCgaacagagggaaaaaagtTATCTGCAAAAGGTAAATATACACAGCTATTTTCTCATGAAAGCCCGCATATTTGATTCATCAAAGTGTCCTGCAGCATGAATACAAATCTGTTCTTTTCATTaaatcaaacagcagaaaatttaTGATTCCCTTAATAACAAATAACGACCTGTCCTGGCAGGCACAGACCTCTAGAAACAAGACTTCCCTTTACCAACATGGCTGCAATGCACACATGTccatgtgtatatatgtaagCCGAATTATCACTTATTTTAAACTGTCGTTAAGAAATGTAAATAGCAAAATATATGAATCTGTTTTGATGGCATGTTTTGTGGTTTTTAGGTAATTGTGGCCTAGGTGATTTGTGTCCCGcgagtttttttccttttaaaaaacgTCAGTGAACGTACATTGCCCCCTGCTGGGACTCGCTGAGTGACTGTTAGAGGGCGTGGCTTTGCTTTTGCAACATACTACATAACCTGTAATTTCACCGGCTGGATTTTCCTCACCGTGGAAGAGTAGCATTGTAATTCAACAGGATAAACCAGGTGAGTTAAGGGATAGCTAGGATACTTTTATAGGTACCTAGTAGTTAATTTTCTTGTCcgttatttttgatatttttctaaCGCtatcctgatttttttctttaaaatctgaAACTCCTTTATAAAGACTTAATTGTACTAACTTGTAAAAAGAGATTTTTGTAAGATAAAAGTAACTGGTGTTGAGATATCTGAAGTTTGTATTAGCTGTTTTCACCTTAAATCTAATTTAAATTTATCTTGTGCACAATCTACAATTTGTGAtcacctcaaaaaaaaaaattcttggcTAATGTCTGTTATCTCAAATGGGCTTTTCActagaaagaaaggaaagggggggggggggggggggggattcacCAACTGGGGGCACAGTGCAAAAAGAAATAACTCATAATAATATTTGATTTTGTGGGTCTAACAATATGAAATAcagacccatccatccattctcttccgcttaaaTACAGACCCTGACCCTGTATTGTGGGAAGCTCAGACTGTTAGAGATATGTAACTGTATTCATCTGAACAGCTGCTTTCGTCTCTGTCTTAGATAAGACAAAACTGTTGTATTAGCATGACTGGTCCTTGAGAGGCCTTCCTTTTTCCATTTGTCAAGGACAGCTGACAACAGAATGAAATCAGCCTCTTGGGCTTTTCACATAACATCCTCTCTGGTCTCAGAGAGAAGTGCTGTAGGATAGTGTGGAGTGAGTCATGTTTCGAAAGGCCTTTTTCATCTGTTCCATCAAAGTGGAGTGGGAGGTGTTCAGGTAAAAAGAGGACAAAAGTAAataattttatgaatttttggcacaaaatatttttaaatgttatattgttattaaatgttatattttaaatattagttTTTTCACCTTGAGGTGCCATTACTTGGGTTACTTGCTTGTTTTTGATAAGCCACTTAAGTTATGTGTGTTTACTTATTATCTGGCAATACTCAAAGTAGCCAGGAGCAGGTACTATTCCTATATCTAACCTTTattgaatatatataaaacagatGGTTACTCTCTTGCTTCTTACAATAGTAGAACTTTTAATATTGCCCTTTTCTCCTCCCCATTCAGGTTCAGACTACCTCATATGGATGCCGTGATTTGGCGCTGCCCTTTCTTGAATTTTGTGCCCAGTGttttcctccacttggctcGAGGGTCATCACTGGCGAGGTATGCACAAAAGTGCCCAGTGATGATGGACCTGGCCTCTAGACCTCTGTCCAGAGCCCTGTCCTCTTCAACCTTTGCATGTAAAGACACTCTAATGAATGACGGTAAGCTGTAAGGCCAGCATTttaatgtatataatatatattacagAGTGATTCAGTGTTAGAGCTGCGTGGCTGCttataatttacaattttacttCAGCTCCAAAGCATAAAGTGAAGGGCCACTCTGCACCCCCAGCTGTTCAGGCTGCAGGCTCTAAATGCCCTTTCTTGGCTGCTGAGATGGTGCAGAAAAACACTGGGCTAGTTAAAGAGGCCAGAATGGAGCTGCAGGAGGATGTTCAGGAGATTCAGTCTTACCGCACAGGTAAACAGTCACAAATATAACCTATACTCATACCATAAAAATTACTTATATAACCTGTGAAAGGTCACTGTTTTGAGCAAGCACAGTGTAGTGACATTTCAAGTGCATATACAAGGAATGGCATGCATTAATTTGAAGATTGCTGCATGGGCTATACTTGAATAGGAAAAACGAACGTGGATTTTTCAGTCATGGAACTTGTCAGGACAAATGAGGTCAATGCAGGGGCGCCAGAAAAACCCATATCTTCCAAAGCGACACACCTGCTGAAGGATAATCTGCCTGGATGTAAGCTCATTCTTCTAATGAACAGTTATTTTCAGAGggaataaaactgatttgaagCTTAAAACCCTTCTCCCATGATTCTCTTTCAGCTGTCACCTTTCAGTATGACAAATTTTTTGAAAAGAagattgaaattaaaaaaacagaccaTTCATACAGAGTTTTTAATACAGTGAACCGATCAGCCTCCTCGTTCCCTATGGCAGATGGCTTCTCAGAGTGTTTTCACGCAAAGAGGAATGTATCTGTGTGGTGCAGCAATGACTACCTTGGCATGAGCCGTCACCCCAAAGTCACTGAGGCTATTGTGTGAGTATTCACACTCATCACCTGTAACTCATGTTACTTTCATTCAGACcgaatatgattaaaaaaaatctggcttCAGGATCGTAAACTCTGTTTCTGTTCTGAAGAGATGCTGTACGAAAGCATGGTGCTGGTGCAGGAGGCACACGAAATATTTCAGGAACAAGCAAGTTCCATGTGGATCTTGAATATGAACTAGCTGACCTGCATGGCAAGGATGCAGCACTGCTGTTCACTTCCTGCTTTGTAGCCAATGACTCTACATTGTTTACTCTGTCAAAGATGCTGCCAGGTACTGTACTTTAAATTAGGCCTATAACTAAACAACGTGACCTAACGTTGCATGCCTTCGAATTGTTAGCTGTTTTCTTATTTCGACTGAAATGTGTTACagagctttttctttcttttgtttattttgtgagGTTGTGAAATTTACTCTGACGCCAGCAACCACGCCTCAATGATTCAAGGTATAAGAAACAGCAAAGCTAAGAAGTTTATCTTCCATCACAATGACATCAACCACCTACAAGAGTTACTTGAGAAGTCTGACCCTTCCACTCCAAAGATCGTTGCCTTTGAGACTGTGCATTCAATGGATGGTAAGCCCTCATGCTAGTGCGTAAGTCTTTTTTAACAGGGCTTTTAAAAGGTTTCAgctattgtttttaaatgtgttgtgagctgttaATTGAAAATCTGAATCTATAAGATTTCTCAAATTTTGTATTGCTGTCTCTGTAAACTGATGCATGAAATCGCACATGCAATATATGTCAGGGGTGAACAATGAATACAAACTATTAAAAAGCAAATACCCTTCCTTGATTTGTAtggataaaaatgtattttcattttcaatgtTGTGCTCTCTGCAGGAGCTGTGTGCCCACTTGAAGACATGTGTGATATTGCCCACAAGTTTGGTGCTATTACCTTTGTGGATGAAGTGCATGCTGTGGGTTTATATGGCCCCAGAGGAGGAGGGATTGGAGATAGAGATAAAGTCATGAAAAAAATGGATATCATCTCTGGTACCCTTGGTAAGTAAACACCTCACCAATGAGAGGAAACATTTCCTAACAACTGCTACATATGATTTATGAAGGATGTCATTTCCAGGGAAGGCGTTTGGCTGTGTTGGTGGCTATATCGCCAGCACCGGTGCCCTGGTGGACACAGTGCGCTCCTACGCTGCGGGTTTCATCTTCACCACTTCTCTGCCCCCCATGCTGCTGGCAGGGGCAAGGGAATCCATTAAGATCCTGAAAAGTGAGGAAGGCCAGGTGCTCAGAAGGAAACATCAGAGGAGTGTCAAGCTGCTTCAACAGATGCTGATGGATTCTGGCCTTCCTGTGGTTCATTGCCCAAGCCACATTATTCCTGTCCAAGTAAGAaaattaattattcatttatttaaattatgctGTTGCAGGAATTGCCCTGGGGATCTTTATCTTACAGGACAGTTGGTCCTGGCACAGGCATTTGATGCTTGGACATTTGTTGCATTGCTTGAAAGATTTTGTTATGTTCATTGTCATATTCAAGAATCCAGTTGGAGAGGATTTGTgctttgtgacatgatgtgttatcctgctgaaagcagccatcagaggatgaGCACATTGTGGTCATGAAGttatggacatggtcagcaacaatgctcagGCAGCCTGcgacatttaaacaatgctcagttggtgctaAATGactcaaagtgtgccaagaaaacatgccccacaccattacttcaccaccagcagcctcaaccactgatacaaagca from Archocentrus centrarchus isolate MPI-CPG fArcCen1 chromosome 7, fArcCen1, whole genome shotgun sequence encodes:
- the LOC115783381 gene encoding 5-aminolevulinate synthase, nonspecific, mitochondrial-like, whose product is MFRKAFFICSIKVEWEVFRFRLPHMDAVIWRCPFLNFVPSVFLHLARGSSLARYAQKCPVMMDLASRPLSRALSSSTFACKDTLMNDAPKHKVKGHSAPPAVQAAGSKCPFLAAEMVQKNTGLVKEARMELQEDVQEIQSYRTGKTNVDFSVMELVRTNEVNAGAPEKPISSKATHLLKDNLPGSVTFQYDKFFEKKIEIKKTDHSYRVFNTVNRSASSFPMADGFSECFHAKRNVSVWCSNDYLGMSRHPKVTEAIVDAVRKHGAGAGGTRNISGTSKFHVDLEYELADLHGKDAALLFTSCFVANDSTLFTLSKMLPGCEIYSDASNHASMIQGIRNSKAKKFIFHHNDINHLQELLEKSDPSTPKIVAFETVHSMDGAVCPLEDMCDIAHKFGAITFVDEVHAVGLYGPRGGGIGDRDKVMKKMDIISGTLGKAFGCVGGYIASTGALVDTVRSYAAGFIFTTSLPPMLLAGARESIKILKSEEGQVLRRKHQRSVKLLQQMLMDSGLPVVHCPSHIIPVQVGNAEKNTALCDIMMSRHNIYVQAINYPTVAKGEELLRIAPTPHHTPQMMYYFVDRLVKTWKEVGLVLRPHSSAECNFCQQPLHFELMSEREKSYFKGLSHMMSTMA